The following coding sequences lie in one Micromonospora sp. R77 genomic window:
- the moaA gene encoding GTP 3',8-cyclase MoaA produces MTAAPTTDGVLVDRYGRVARDLRVSLTDKCNLRCTYCMPAEGLPWLAGSQLLTDDEIVRLIRVAVRRLGVTEVRFTGGEPLIRPGVVDIVAAVAALEPRPRISVTTNGIGLARLAPALRGAGLDRVNVSLDTLDRDRFAALTRRDRLADVLAGLAGAAEAGLTPVKINSVLMRGVNDDEAPALLRFALAHGYQLRFIEQMPLDAQHGWDRATMVTADEILAALGREFALTPDPVARGAAPAETWLVGGGPAKVGVIGSVTRPFCGDCDRTRLTADGQVRACLFATEESDLRAALRGGADDAELAARWRTAMWGKRAGHGIDDPTFLQPARPMSAIGG; encoded by the coding sequence GTGACCGCCGCCCCGACCACCGACGGGGTCCTCGTCGACCGGTACGGCCGTGTCGCCCGGGACCTGCGGGTCTCGCTGACCGACAAGTGCAACCTGCGCTGCACGTACTGCATGCCGGCCGAGGGGCTGCCCTGGCTGGCCGGGTCGCAGCTGCTGACCGACGACGAGATCGTCCGGCTGATCCGGGTCGCGGTGCGGCGTCTCGGCGTCACCGAGGTCCGCTTCACCGGCGGTGAGCCGCTGATCCGGCCCGGCGTGGTGGACATCGTGGCGGCGGTGGCGGCACTGGAGCCCCGCCCCCGGATCTCGGTGACCACCAACGGCATCGGGCTGGCCCGGCTCGCGCCCGCCCTGCGCGGCGCCGGCCTCGACCGGGTGAACGTCTCGCTGGACACCCTCGACCGGGACCGGTTCGCCGCCCTGACCCGCCGGGACCGGCTGGCCGACGTGCTCGCCGGCCTGGCCGGGGCGGCCGAGGCGGGACTCACCCCCGTGAAGATCAATTCGGTGCTGATGCGCGGGGTCAACGACGACGAGGCCCCGGCGCTGCTGCGCTTCGCCCTGGCCCACGGCTACCAGCTGCGCTTCATCGAGCAGATGCCGCTCGACGCGCAGCACGGCTGGGACCGCGCCACCATGGTCACCGCCGACGAGATCCTGGCCGCCCTGGGCCGGGAGTTCGCGCTCACCCCCGATCCGGTGGCGCGGGGTGCCGCGCCCGCCGAGACCTGGCTGGTCGGCGGCGGCCCCGCCAAGGTCGGCGTGATCGGCAGTGTGACCCGACCGTTCTGCGGTGACTGCGACCGCACCCGGTTGACCGCCGACGGCCAGGTGCGCGCCTGCCTCTTCGCCACCGAGGAGTCCGACCTGCGCGCCGCGCTGCGCGGCGGCGCGGACGACGCCGAACTGGCGGCCCGCTGGCGTACGGCGATGTGGGGCAAGCGCGCCGGCCACGGCATCGACGACCCGACGTTCCTGCAACCCGCCCGACCGATGTCGGCGATCGGAGGCTGA